One region of Rhodocaloribacter litoris genomic DNA includes:
- a CDS encoding S8 family serine peptidase yields MKRVATLVLFAFPLVVYGQVEVIVRLADEAGADLVAAMEGGAAKDGALAPLFEGVLAVQPVVARRGAGKQAGAFPAYVLAVPDSAAFEAVRARWAAQPGVAYVQPNRRYRLDGLRPDVVPLRAGDPLADSLGHLAVIRALEAWNVTTGRPEVRIGLIDTGVFFEHPDLAGQIAIHPGEDLDSNGRANASDFNGLDDDGNGYVDDLYGYDFLDRPGNVEAGDYHTRDPFPDEDNLPGGGRGHGTSVAGVLVAARDNGVGIAGVAPGVRLVPLRAFGADGAGDDDDIAAALVYAADNGLDVVNLSFGDAVASPLMHEAIRYAVDRGVVVVASAGNAGGDGPHYPSDYPEVISVAWFDADGRGLAARGTHGVGIDLGAPGSFVYTTLLPPPETPDPEAVAALYGRRSGSSMAAPMVAATAALLRSLEPGLTPAAVRSILTASARDIEAPGWDHRTAAGLLDVAAALLNALPARTEVLSPAQDDGVAAGVVPVLGTAVDPAFLAYSVEVAAGAGDPGDTWMPVVTEVRRQVWRDTLALWEAGRLPEGPYTLRLATRLRTGKTIEDRRRVYVDRSPPRITVHLLERALVAGAHGLQVDVETDDLTTVSLEVDHAGNTHRVASGRRGRRHGLVWTDASGTGGPVVVRLVATNAAGLLTTHTDTLVLPARTLHAALFDEETLAVPHGFLLPHATDFDGDGLREIVLNRYEDGWLGDTLAVYEWDGTGFRPAFHLIAGVFPRDTGDADGDGLLELLTQVGGATLVLEQTAARAYPSTTAFLDTTGLANPFDPEAAFGARLTDLDGDGRGEILVHNTRQWRLLEHDGSGFAEVARLENPTGVTGSELDRNEFQEPEALIDDFDGDGRLDLLVGDSDGDWILYEHDGDNTFRVAWTHETNRYNAGSRFARGDFDGDGRPEFVTYTQNWTQVTRDGEREPDAGLVFVWENTGEDAFALRHRFALAGTPLSRHGSLNAADFDGDGRDELVVVHPPDLYVLAFDAAGPQLRFHRGGGDPAAPSGLRSIQTVAADFDGDGRPELVAAGADGRLHRFIPDPAVEHTPPPQWVDAFALDARQVRLAWHAPGADSVTVLAGPPGAALDPIGTTTRGAWVDETEAPRSYALRAWFGGTASPLSPVRLVRPHAPAIVAAVTYPGPATVELAFTEPLAPGLLPGQFRLDRGGEPAGLLAGKGGRSVLLRFDTPPPADTLRWTGVRDAEGTPVGQTAAAVAFPEPAYGTLIVTAFELLDPARVALVFSEALDPAFAADAANYRLRPAGHVAEARFDAARPDRVTLRVEGRVLGATGLATSVEVLRMRSLTGNTLAPEGTTVRLTVAAEDLAGVYVFPNPYEAGRHPPRVMIAGLPPEATVRILSVQGGFIRLLEETDGDGGVAWDLNDDGGRPVPSGIYLVRVEAPGHAPVLRKAAVIR; encoded by the coding sequence ATGAAGCGCGTTGCCACTCTGGTGCTTTTTGCTTTTCCGCTGGTCGTGTACGGGCAGGTGGAGGTGATCGTGCGCCTGGCCGACGAGGCCGGAGCCGATCTCGTTGCCGCCATGGAAGGCGGGGCGGCGAAGGACGGGGCGCTGGCCCCGCTGTTTGAAGGCGTCCTCGCGGTGCAGCCGGTGGTCGCCCGTCGCGGGGCGGGCAAGCAGGCCGGGGCGTTTCCGGCCTACGTGCTCGCCGTGCCCGACTCCGCCGCCTTCGAGGCGGTTCGTGCCCGCTGGGCGGCGCAGCCCGGCGTGGCCTACGTACAGCCCAACCGGCGTTACCGGCTCGACGGCCTCCGCCCGGACGTGGTGCCCCTCCGGGCCGGCGATCCCCTGGCCGACAGCCTCGGCCACCTCGCCGTCATCCGGGCCCTGGAGGCCTGGAACGTCACCACCGGACGACCCGAGGTGCGCATCGGGCTGATCGACACCGGCGTCTTCTTCGAACACCCCGACCTGGCCGGGCAGATCGCGATCCATCCCGGCGAGGATCTCGATAGCAATGGCCGTGCCAACGCCTCCGACTTCAACGGGCTCGATGACGACGGCAACGGCTATGTGGACGACCTCTACGGCTATGACTTCCTCGACCGGCCCGGCAACGTGGAAGCCGGCGATTACCACACGCGCGATCCGTTCCCCGACGAGGACAACCTGCCCGGCGGGGGACGCGGGCACGGCACCTCCGTGGCCGGTGTGCTGGTCGCCGCCCGGGACAACGGTGTCGGCATCGCCGGGGTGGCGCCGGGGGTGCGCCTGGTGCCGCTCCGCGCCTTCGGCGCCGACGGGGCCGGGGACGACGACGACATCGCCGCCGCCCTCGTCTATGCCGCCGATAACGGCCTCGATGTGGTCAACCTCTCCTTCGGCGATGCGGTGGCTTCTCCCCTGATGCACGAGGCCATCCGCTATGCCGTCGACCGGGGCGTCGTGGTGGTGGCATCGGCCGGCAACGCCGGCGGTGACGGGCCCCATTACCCGTCCGACTATCCCGAGGTGATCTCGGTGGCTTGGTTCGATGCCGACGGGCGCGGCCTCGCGGCCCGGGGCACCCACGGCGTCGGGATCGATCTGGGCGCGCCCGGCTCGTTCGTCTATACCACCCTGCTGCCCCCGCCGGAGACGCCGGACCCGGAAGCGGTCGCGGCGCTCTACGGGCGGCGCAGCGGCTCGTCGATGGCGGCTCCGATGGTCGCCGCCACGGCCGCCTTGCTGCGCTCGCTCGAGCCCGGTCTCACCCCCGCCGCCGTGCGCAGCATCCTCACCGCCTCGGCCCGCGACATCGAGGCGCCCGGATGGGACCACCGCACGGCTGCCGGTCTGCTCGACGTCGCCGCCGCGCTGCTGAACGCCCTTCCCGCCCGTACCGAGGTGCTTTCCCCCGCCCAGGATGACGGTGTGGCCGCCGGCGTCGTGCCGGTCCTCGGAACCGCCGTCGATCCCGCCTTCCTGGCCTATTCGGTCGAGGTGGCGGCCGGTGCCGGCGATCCCGGCGACACCTGGATGCCCGTGGTGACGGAGGTGCGGCGTCAGGTCTGGCGCGACACGCTGGCCCTGTGGGAGGCCGGCCGGCTGCCCGAGGGACCCTATACCCTGCGCCTGGCGACCCGCCTGCGCACGGGCAAAACGATCGAGGACCGGCGGCGCGTCTACGTCGACCGGTCCCCGCCCCGGATCACCGTCCATTTGCTGGAGCGGGCCCTGGTCGCCGGGGCGCACGGCCTGCAGGTCGATGTGGAGACGGACGACCTCACCACCGTGTCCCTCGAGGTTGACCACGCGGGGAACACCCACCGGGTCGCCTCCGGGCGGCGCGGGCGGCGGCACGGGCTCGTCTGGACAGATGCTTCCGGCACGGGCGGCCCCGTCGTCGTGCGCCTGGTCGCCACGAACGCCGCCGGCCTCCTCACGACGCACACCGACACGCTCGTCCTGCCCGCCCGCACCCTCCATGCGGCCCTCTTCGACGAAGAGACGCTCGCCGTCCCGCACGGCTTCCTGCTTCCGCACGCCACCGACTTCGACGGAGACGGCCTCCGGGAGATCGTCCTGAACCGGTACGAAGATGGCTGGCTGGGCGACACGCTCGCCGTCTATGAGTGGGACGGAACGGGCTTCCGCCCCGCCTTTCACCTGATCGCCGGCGTCTTTCCCCGGGACACGGGCGACGCCGACGGCGACGGGCTCCTCGAACTGCTCACCCAGGTCGGCGGGGCCACGCTCGTGCTCGAACAGACCGCCGCCCGCGCCTATCCGTCCACCACCGCCTTCCTCGACACCACCGGCCTGGCCAACCCCTTCGACCCGGAGGCGGCCTTCGGCGCCCGCCTCACCGACCTCGACGGCGACGGGCGCGGCGAGATCCTCGTCCACAACACCCGGCAGTGGCGCCTCCTCGAACACGACGGGAGCGGCTTTGCGGAGGTCGCCCGGCTGGAAAACCCCACGGGTGTGACGGGCTCCGAGCTCGACCGGAACGAGTTCCAGGAACCCGAGGCCCTCATCGACGACTTCGACGGGGACGGCCGGCTCGACCTGCTCGTGGGCGACAGCGACGGCGACTGGATCCTCTACGAGCACGACGGCGACAACACCTTCCGCGTGGCCTGGACGCACGAGACGAACCGGTACAACGCCGGCAGCCGCTTCGCCCGGGGCGACTTCGACGGGGACGGCCGGCCCGAATTCGTCACCTACACCCAGAACTGGACGCAGGTCACCCGGGACGGAGAGCGAGAGCCGGACGCCGGCCTGGTCTTCGTGTGGGAGAACACGGGGGAGGATGCGTTCGCGCTCCGTCACCGTTTCGCGCTGGCCGGCACCCCGCTCTCGCGCCACGGCTCGCTCAACGCCGCCGACTTCGACGGCGACGGGCGGGACGAACTCGTCGTCGTGCACCCGCCGGATCTCTACGTCCTCGCGTTCGACGCGGCGGGGCCGCAGCTGCGCTTCCATCGGGGAGGGGGCGATCCCGCCGCCCCCTCCGGCCTGCGCAGCATCCAGACGGTGGCGGCCGACTTCGACGGGGACGGCCGGCCCGAACTCGTCGCCGCCGGGGCGGACGGCCGGCTGCACCGTTTCATACCGGATCCGGCGGTGGAGCACACGCCGCCCCCGCAATGGGTGGATGCTTTCGCCCTCGATGCCCGGCAGGTACGCCTGGCCTGGCACGCTCCCGGCGCCGACTCGGTGACGGTCCTGGCCGGCCCGCCCGGCGCGGCGCTGGATCCGATCGGGACGACGACCCGCGGTGCCTGGGTGGATGAGACGGAGGCCCCGCGCTCCTATGCACTCCGGGCCTGGTTCGGCGGCACCGCCTCACCTCTTTCGCCGGTGCGGCTCGTCCGCCCGCATGCGCCGGCCATCGTGGCGGCCGTCACGTACCCCGGCCCCGCGACGGTCGAGCTGGCGTTTACCGAGCCGCTGGCTCCCGGCCTGCTCCCCGGTCAGTTTCGCCTCGACAGGGGGGGGGAACCGGCGGGGCTGCTCGCGGGGAAAGGAGGGCGCTCCGTCCTTCTCCGCTTCGACACCCCGCCGCCGGCCGACACGCTCCGGTGGACGGGCGTGCGCGACGCCGAAGGGACGCCGGTCGGGCAGACCGCCGCGGCCGTGGCCTTTCCCGAACCGGCCTACGGCACGCTCATCGTCACCGCGTTCGAACTGCTCGACCCCGCCCGTGTGGCGCTCGTCTTTAGCGAGGCGCTCGACCCGGCCTTTGCCGCCGACGCGGCCAACTACCGCCTGCGACCCGCCGGCCACGTTGCCGAAGCCCGCTTCGACGCCGCCAGGCCCGACCGGGTGACGTTGCGTGTGGAAGGACGTGTTCTCGGGGCGACGGGCCTGGCAACGTCCGTCGAGGTGCTTCGTATGCGGAGCCTCACGGGCAATACCCTGGCCCCGGAGGGCACCACCGTGCGCCTGACGGTGGCGGCCGAAGACCTGGCCGGCGTCTACGTTTTCCCGAACCCGTACGAAGCGGGGCGCCACCCGCCTCGCGTCATGATCGCCGGATTGCCGCCCGAGGCCACCGTGCGTATCCTGTCGGTGCAGGGTGGCTTCATCCGCCTGCTCGAAGAGACCGACGGGGACGGCGGTGTCGCCTGGGATCTCAACGACGACGGCGGCCGTCCCGTCCCCTCCGGTATCTACCTCGTCCGCGTCGAGGCGCCGGGGCACGCCCCCGTCTTGCGCAAAGCCGCCGTGATCCGGTAG
- a CDS encoding ATP-binding protein — protein sequence MFPSDDPVPDRLRVVMASEHFQLERIIQLAEEFVRGHESDEDFVYRVVLLTSEAFTNAIEHGNRLDPDKKVTVELSAEPDRIEVWVEDQGPGFDREDVVDPLQKENLLEDSGRGLFLIEQLADEVRYEQSGRRIGMIFLRPDR from the coding sequence ATGTTTCCCAGTGATGATCCCGTACCCGACCGGCTCCGCGTGGTCATGGCCAGCGAGCATTTCCAGCTTGAGCGTATCATACAACTGGCCGAGGAATTCGTCCGGGGTCATGAGTCCGATGAGGACTTCGTCTACCGCGTCGTGCTGCTGACGAGCGAAGCTTTTACGAATGCCATCGAGCACGGTAATCGCCTCGACCCGGACAAGAAGGTGACGGTCGAACTCAGCGCCGAACCGGACCGCATCGAGGTGTGGGTCGAAGATCAGGGGCCGGGCTTCGACCGGGAAGACGTTGTGGACCCGTTGCAGAAGGAGAACCTGCTCGAGGACAGCGGGCGCGGCCTCTTTCTCATCGAACAACTGGCCGATGAGGTACGCTACGAACAGAGCGGCCGCCGCATCGGAATGATCTTCCTTCGCCCGGACCGGTGA
- a CDS encoding class I SAM-dependent methyltransferase: MLNDRGKVGLPALLVLAVLAMSVCAGVRAWWYGFVAAAFVAGGLMVLLWRRGGYRMRTVLLLGIALRLAVLWLPPLLSDDAYRYVWDGLLQVEGINPYRYVPEDPALAGFHDEPIYEWLNSSRFYSVYPPLSQVFFAVAGLFYGFGWEVSYYVLKVLLAGMEVGAMLLLARMVPARRMILYAWNPLVVIETAGQVHTEAVMLFFLVLALWLARRRRGSAAAAALTCAGWVKLYPFVLLPFLWRRFRWRAVWPPVLVSAVLVAPYFDPAIPGHVAASLDLYVRYFEFNAGLYYGVKKLFLVFTGEDWSKTLGPFFQMVFIAALPLLYALDGWERWSLRRAFVWTLGAFFVCATTVHPWYLLGLLAVSMLAPRPSWHWLWLGVASIGTYLLYVDGPYWPFVVLGWGGWAVLAAVRYADPLLQRLQRHRARRKFEAIRDLIPAPVGSVLDLGASEGYVGEVAAHRLGARVHLADVVDMNRTRLPHTVYDGRRLPFADRAFDVTILYFVLHHCADPEAVLREALRVSRRGVIVAESVYETEPERRRLAFLDRWANRLRSGGRMRAQEAHLHFRTAAGWRELFDRLGAAVVAEKRRGRWIHRQAFFRLRPPA, from the coding sequence GTGCTGAACGATCGAGGCAAGGTGGGGCTGCCGGCGCTGCTCGTGCTGGCCGTGCTGGCGATGTCGGTCTGTGCCGGGGTGCGGGCCTGGTGGTACGGCTTCGTGGCGGCGGCCTTCGTGGCCGGGGGGCTGATGGTGCTGCTCTGGCGCCGGGGCGGCTACCGCATGCGGACGGTGCTGCTGCTCGGCATCGCCCTGCGCCTGGCCGTGCTCTGGCTGCCCCCGCTCCTCTCCGACGACGCCTACCGGTACGTGTGGGACGGCCTCCTCCAGGTCGAAGGCATCAACCCGTACCGGTATGTGCCGGAGGATCCCGCCCTGGCCGGGTTCCACGATGAGCCGATCTACGAGTGGCTCAACTCGTCCCGCTTCTACTCCGTCTACCCGCCGCTCTCGCAGGTTTTCTTTGCCGTGGCCGGGCTGTTCTACGGCTTCGGGTGGGAGGTGAGCTATTACGTCCTGAAGGTGCTGCTGGCCGGCATGGAGGTCGGGGCGATGCTGCTGCTGGCTCGCATGGTTCCCGCCCGGCGGATGATCCTCTATGCGTGGAACCCGCTCGTGGTCATCGAGACGGCCGGGCAGGTCCACACGGAGGCCGTCATGCTGTTCTTCCTCGTGCTGGCCCTCTGGCTGGCACGGCGCCGGCGGGGCTCCGCAGCCGCCGCGGCCCTGACGTGCGCCGGCTGGGTGAAGCTCTATCCGTTCGTGCTCCTGCCGTTCCTCTGGCGGCGTTTCCGGTGGCGTGCCGTGTGGCCCCCGGTACTCGTCTCGGCGGTGCTCGTGGCGCCCTACTTCGACCCGGCCATCCCGGGCCATGTGGCGGCCTCGCTGGACCTCTACGTCCGCTACTTCGAGTTCAACGCGGGGCTCTACTACGGGGTGAAGAAGCTCTTCCTCGTGTTTACGGGGGAGGACTGGAGCAAGACGCTCGGTCCCTTCTTCCAGATGGTCTTCATTGCCGCCCTGCCGCTCCTCTACGCTCTGGACGGATGGGAACGCTGGTCGCTCCGCCGGGCGTTCGTGTGGACCCTGGGTGCGTTCTTCGTCTGCGCCACGACCGTGCATCCGTGGTACCTGCTGGGGCTGCTGGCGGTGTCGATGCTGGCGCCGCGCCCGTCCTGGCACTGGCTGTGGCTGGGCGTGGCGTCCATCGGGACGTACCTCCTCTACGTGGACGGGCCGTACTGGCCGTTCGTCGTCCTGGGCTGGGGCGGATGGGCCGTGCTGGCGGCCGTCCGGTATGCCGATCCCTTGCTGCAGCGGCTCCAGCGCCATCGGGCCCGCCGCAAGTTCGAAGCCATCCGCGACCTGATCCCGGCTCCCGTGGGGTCGGTGCTCGACCTGGGCGCGAGCGAGGGGTACGTGGGGGAGGTGGCGGCCCACCGGCTCGGGGCCCGCGTCCACCTGGCCGACGTCGTGGACATGAACCGCACCCGGCTGCCCCACACCGTCTACGACGGCCGGCGCCTGCCCTTCGCCGACAGGGCGTTCGACGTGACGATCCTGTACTTCGTCCTCCATCACTGCGCCGACCCGGAGGCGGTGCTGCGCGAGGCCCTGCGGGTGTCCCGGCGCGGCGTGATCGTCGCCGAGTCGGTGTACGAGACGGAGCCGGAGCGCCGCCGCCTGGCCTTCCTCGACCGGTGGGCGAACCGCCTGCGCTCGGGCGGGCGGATGCGGGCGCAGGAGGCGCACCTGCACTTCCGCACCGCCGCCGGCTGGCGGGAGCTGTTCGACCGGCTCGGCGCCGCCGTCGTCGCCGAGAAGCGGCGGGGACGGTGGATCCACCGGCAGGCGTTCTTCCGGCTGCGTCCGCCCGCCTGA